In a single window of the Melissococcus plutonius ATCC 35311 genome:
- a CDS encoding LCP family protein has translation MKKRQKIFLLFFSIILLFIVVGSTYFALASNDLRKTVDNSYVPIKKHHTTVKNKDSQSFLIMGLDNTIERKLGTTRTDAMMVVTVNNKTKKVTFCSLPRDSFVQIDAKNYQGMQRIEAAYTYDGPTASVNTVEKLLNIPIDHYCVFNFLSFIKFIDAIGGIDVNVKHSFDGATKDGPGSIHFDEGKQHIDGTKALSYARERHSDNDIMRGFRQQEIIQAVAKKLKSGQSITKLLKIIDSMDNNIQTDISSNELVSLLENGFGWMGYQRQQLTFDWRTFSNDGRSMVELYSDSVKYVSHRLRTTLNLEKADERDKPNYKFHTNGNYLYQSDYSVQDEASENQADTAINGKTYVGNPGNTETGPLPSVHTKNGFIK, from the coding sequence ATGAAGAAGCGACAAAAAATTTTTCTTTTGTTTTTCTCAATTATTTTACTATTTATAGTTGTTGGTTCTACCTACTTTGCCTTGGCGAGTAATGATTTGAGAAAGACAGTTGATAATAGCTATGTGCCGATAAAAAAACATCATACAACAGTAAAGAATAAAGACAGTCAATCTTTTTTGATTATGGGACTTGATAATACAATTGAAAGAAAATTGGGAACGACACGCACAGATGCAATGATGGTTGTTACTGTTAATAATAAAACTAAAAAGGTCACTTTCTGTAGTTTACCAAGGGATAGCTTTGTGCAAATTGATGCGAAAAATTATCAAGGAATGCAACGAATTGAGGCTGCTTATACTTATGATGGACCAACAGCTTCTGTTAACACTGTTGAAAAATTATTAAATATTCCTATTGATCATTATTGTGTTTTTAATTTCTTGTCTTTTATAAAGTTTATTGATGCGATTGGTGGCATTGATGTAAATGTGAAACATTCATTTGATGGTGCAACAAAAGATGGTCCTGGCTCCATTCATTTTGATGAAGGAAAACAACACATCGATGGAACAAAAGCTCTTTCCTATGCTAGAGAACGACATAGCGATAATGATATTATGCGTGGATTTAGGCAACAAGAAATCATTCAAGCAGTTGCAAAGAAATTAAAATCTGGTCAGTCGATTACTAAGTTACTAAAAATTATTGATTCTATGGACAACAATATCCAAACAGATATTTCTTCTAATGAATTGGTTAGTTTGCTAGAAAATGGCTTTGGCTGGATGGGCTATCAAAGGCAGCAATTGACATTTGATTGGCGTACTTTTAGTAACGATGGACGTAGTATGGTTGAGTTATATTCAGATAGTGTTAAATATGTTAGCCATAGATTAAGAACTACTTTAAATTTAGAGAAAGCTGACGAACGAGATAAGCCTAATTATAAATTCCATACAAATGGTAATTATCTATATCAAAGTGATTATTCGGTTCAAGATGAAGCATCTGAAAATCAAGCAGATACAGCCATCAATGGCAAAACGTATGTTGGAAATCCCGGCAATACAGAAACCGGACCTTTACCTTCTGTCCATACAAAGAATGGTTTCATCAAATAG
- a CDS encoding XRE family transcriptional regulator, translated as MDLSKFIGNKIKEYRERRNLTQEDLADMLNTTRQSISRYETGERKANQDMLFKLSEIYEISINDFFPSNSKKSITTIYNELEQLRQKKVYNYAEEQLESQKQAKQSNVIPLNSNNDPLTSFDWYGHASAVTGEFLDGNENKTTIQLPKKDIPQNADFALTVNGDSMKPVFKNHEMIFVERTTDLPSGSIGIVVVDGEAFIKKIYINDDCMTLVSLNPKYEDKVIKDAQFIKVIGHVII; from the coding sequence ATGGATTTATCTAAATTTATAGGAAATAAAATAAAAGAATACAGGGAACGGAGAAATCTCACACAAGAAGATCTTGCAGATATGTTAAATACTACTAGACAATCTATAAGTAGATATGAAACTGGAGAGCGGAAAGCTAATCAAGACATGCTTTTTAAATTATCAGAAATATACGAAATTAGCATCAACGACTTTTTCCCAAGTAACTCTAAAAAATCGATTACTACTATATATAACGAGTTAGAACAACTAAGGCAAAAAAAAGTTTACAACTATGCCGAGGAACAATTAGAGAGTCAGAAACAGGCAAAACAATCTAACGTTATCCCACTTAATAGTAATAACGATCCACTCACCTCTTTCGACTGGTATGGCCATGCTTCTGCTGTAACTGGCGAATTTTTAGATGGGAATGAAAATAAAACAACAATTCAATTACCTAAAAAAGATATTCCTCAAAATGCTGATTTTGCATTAACAGTAAATGGGGACTCAATGAAGCCTGTCTTCAAAAACCATGAAATGATATTTGTTGAGCGAACAACTGATTTACCTAGTGGATCGATCGGAATTGTCGTTGTAGATGGTGAAGCATTTATTAAAAAGATTTATATCAATGATGATTGCATGACATTAGTATCATTAAATCCCAAGTATGAAGATAAAGTTATCAAGGATGCACAATTTATCAAAGTCATTGGACACGTAATTATATAA
- a CDS encoding metal ABC transporter permease — protein MIQNFVDGLYNYHFLQNALITAIVIGIVSGAVGCFIILRGMSLMGDAISHAVLPGVAISFILGINFFIGAILFGLLASIIITYIRGNSVIKGDTAIGITFSSFLALGVILIGVANSSTDLFHILFGNILAVQDTDKWITIGVSIVVLLLIFLFFKELLITSFDPLMAKAMGMKVNFYHYLLMILLTLVAVTAMQSVGTILIVAMLITPASTAYLYTNSLKVMIFLSATLGALASIIGLFIGYSFNIAAGSSIVLTSAVFFVISFFVSPKQHFIRKKEEYK, from the coding sequence ATGATTCAAAATTTTGTGGATGGTCTTTATAATTATCACTTTTTACAGAATGCGCTAATAACTGCCATAGTTATCGGAATCGTATCAGGTGCTGTTGGTTGTTTTATTATCTTACGAGGTATGTCTTTAATGGGAGATGCTATCTCACATGCCGTATTGCCGGGTGTTGCAATTTCATTTATTTTAGGTATTAATTTTTTTATTGGTGCTATTCTTTTTGGACTTCTAGCTTCAATAATTATTACATATATTAGGGGAAATAGTGTCATCAAGGGAGATACAGCTATTGGGATTACATTTAGTTCTTTTTTGGCACTAGGAGTTATTTTGATTGGTGTTGCCAATAGTTCTACTGATCTTTTTCATATTCTTTTTGGGAATATTTTAGCCGTTCAAGATACAGATAAATGGATTACGATTGGTGTTTCTATTGTTGTTTTATTGTTGATATTTTTATTTTTCAAGGAATTGCTTATCACATCATTTGATCCCTTAATGGCAAAGGCGATGGGAATGAAGGTGAATTTTTATCATTATCTATTGATGATTTTACTTACATTGGTGGCTGTCACGGCGATGCAAAGTGTCGGAACTATTTTAATTGTCGCTATGCTTATTACACCCGCCTCAACAGCCTATCTATATACAAATAGCTTAAAAGTAATGATTTTTCTATCCGCTACCTTAGGAGCATTAGCTTCCATTATTGGATTATTTATTGGATATAGTTTTAATATCGCTGCTGGTTCGAGCATTGTTTTAACTTCAGCTGTATTTTTTGTAATTAGTTTCTTTGTTTCACCAAAACAACATTTTATCAGAAAAAAGGAGGAATATAAATGA
- the comGA gene encoding competence type IV pilus ATPase ComGA — translation MDIRQIAHEIIQWGTFKQIQDIYILPKQDNFELFSRKNHSRKLIKKVSIEEGNKLIVHFKFVGGMDIGEKRKPQLGSVSYTVNGETQRLRLSSVGDYYGRESLVLRFLYATDKQKQHFLLPKQIEIIKNNSLNRGLYLFSGPVGSGKTTIMYHLAKQKQNFPQLICIEDPVEIEEPSFLQLQTNEKIDLTYDALIKLCLRHRPDLLIIGEIRDQRTAQAAIRAALTGHTVFATLHARNISGVYNRLLELGIQKELLRECLKGIIYQQLLPCNLGEKGTKGTIDEAILFDYTFQINGYMQNQWIRYLRKVWAYGFISKQTYQKAKTE, via the coding sequence ATGGATATAAGACAAATTGCTCATGAAATTATTCAATGGGGAACTTTTAAGCAGATACAAGATATTTATATACTTCCTAAACAGGATAATTTTGAATTATTTTCACGTAAAAACCATAGTAGAAAATTAATAAAAAAAGTATCCATTGAAGAAGGAAATAAATTAATTGTTCATTTCAAGTTTGTTGGTGGTATGGATATTGGTGAAAAAAGAAAACCTCAGTTAGGCTCAGTTAGCTATACTGTGAATGGAGAAACACAGCGTTTACGCCTATCTTCTGTTGGTGATTATTATGGCAGAGAAAGTTTAGTTTTGCGTTTTTTGTATGCCACTGACAAACAAAAACAACATTTTTTATTGCCAAAACAAATAGAAATAATTAAAAATAATAGCCTAAATCGTGGATTATATTTATTTAGCGGACCAGTTGGTTCAGGAAAGACGACAATTATGTATCATCTAGCCAAGCAAAAACAAAATTTTCCCCAGTTAATTTGCATAGAAGATCCAGTTGAAATTGAAGAACCAAGTTTTTTACAATTACAAACAAATGAAAAGATTGATTTAACTTATGATGCGTTAATTAAATTATGCTTAAGGCATCGTCCAGACCTATTGATAATTGGTGAAATAAGAGATCAGCGAACAGCACAGGCTGCTATTCGGGCTGCTTTAACGGGACATACGGTTTTTGCTACCTTGCATGCTAGAAATATCTCTGGAGTTTACAATCGATTATTAGAACTTGGCATCCAAAAAGAATTATTAAGAGAATGCCTAAAAGGAATTATTTATCAACAATTATTACCTTGTAATCTCGGTGAAAAAGGAACAAAGGGAACAATAGATGAAGCAATTTTATTTGACTATACATTTCAAATCAATGGATATATGCAAAATCAATGGATAAGATATCTAAGAAAGGTTTGGGCCTATGGATTTATTTCAAAACAAACGTACCAAAAAGCAAAAACTGAATAA
- the eis gene encoding enhanced intracellular survival protein Eis — translation MAKDIRESLELKPVAEDEVDQFNELLSYVFQFTEADLEESGFENKRELIKSKQPILNQSKVFGWFHDGQLISQIAIYPCEVNIHGTLYQMGGITGVGTYPEYANHGLMKDLIHLALETMRKNKQWISYLYPYSIPYYRRKGWEIMSDKLTFKIRDTQLTKTADVPGSVERVPVDHDDVLTVYAKFARENHGALIRSAFNWEEYWRFENEEERVAAVYYNADGEPLGVLFYWVAEEIFHVKEMFYLNQEARNGLWNFIVAHFSMIYWVIGDTYKNEPLAFLLEDSQIKETIEPYFMARIVDVEKFLISYPFLRSTESFHFIIEDPIAEWNNGTFSLTWDENEQLTISKEPIGKPIYLDIQTLTCLLMNYRRPSYLSRIERLKTDKDTLYKLEGIIPDQEAYFSDYF, via the coding sequence ATGGCAAAAGATATACGTGAGAGCTTAGAATTGAAACCGGTCGCTGAAGACGAGGTGGATCAATTCAATGAACTATTAAGCTATGTATTTCAATTTACTGAAGCAGATTTAGAAGAGAGTGGTTTTGAGAACAAGCGTGAACTAATTAAATCAAAACAACCGATTTTAAATCAATCAAAAGTATTTGGTTGGTTTCATGATGGCCAATTGATTTCTCAAATTGCTATTTATCCCTGTGAAGTAAACATCCATGGAACGCTGTATCAGATGGGCGGTATTACTGGAGTGGGTACTTACCCAGAATATGCCAATCATGGTTTAATGAAAGACCTAATTCATCTTGCCTTAGAAACTATGCGTAAAAATAAACAATGGATTTCTTATCTTTATCCTTATAGCATTCCTTACTATAGGCGTAAAGGTTGGGAAATTATGTCAGATAAATTGACTTTTAAAATTAGGGATACACAACTTACCAAAACAGCAGATGTTCCTGGCTCTGTTGAACGTGTTCCTGTTGATCATGACGATGTTTTAACCGTTTATGCTAAGTTTGCTAGAGAAAATCATGGCGCTTTGATCCGTAGTGCATTTAATTGGGAAGAATATTGGCGTTTTGAAAATGAAGAAGAACGAGTTGCAGCTGTTTACTATAATGCAGACGGTGAGCCACTGGGTGTTCTTTTTTACTGGGTTGCAGAAGAGATTTTTCATGTAAAAGAAATGTTTTATTTAAATCAAGAAGCTAGAAATGGTTTATGGAACTTTATTGTTGCCCATTTTTCAATGATTTATTGGGTAATTGGGGATACCTATAAAAATGAGCCATTAGCTTTTCTTTTGGAAGATAGCCAAATCAAAGAAACGATTGAACCTTATTTTATGGCACGTATTGTTGATGTAGAAAAATTTTTAATTTCCTATCCCTTTCTTCGTTCAACTGAATCCTTTCATTTTATCATTGAAGATCCTATTGCCGAATGGAACAATGGCACTTTCAGTTTAACTTGGGATGAAAACGAGCAGTTGACAATTTCGAAAGAGCCGATTGGAAAACCAATTTATTTAGACATTCAAACACTCACCTGTTTATTAATGAATTATCGAAGACCTTCTTACCTATCTAGAATTGAACGTTTGAAAACTGATAAGGATACCCTATACAAATTAGAAGGAATTATTCCCGATCAAGAAGCCTATTTTAGTGATTATTTTTAA
- a CDS encoding metal ABC transporter substrate-binding protein codes for MNRKIKNLLTAFGILISLFAMGACSTSKSADNNTKNEKLKIVTTNSILADITKNIAKDKVELHSIVPVGKDPHEYEPLPEDVKKTSKADLIFYNGINLETGGNAWFTKLVKNAQKKENKDYFVVSKGVDIIYLEKQDDEGGKQDPHAWLNLENGIIYAKNIEKQLAKKDPKNEAFYKENLDKYVEKLASLDKEAKTKFDAIPKKKKLIVTSEGCFKYFSKAYHIPSSYIWEINTEEEGTPDQIRLLVEKLRKSEVPTLFVESSVDDRPMKTVSKDTGISINKNKIFTDSIAKKGNDRDSYYSMMKWNLDQIATGLSK; via the coding sequence ATGAACAGAAAAATAAAAAATTTATTGACAGCTTTTGGAATTTTGATTAGCTTGTTCGCTATGGGTGCTTGTTCAACGAGCAAGAGTGCTGACAACAATACAAAGAATGAAAAACTAAAAATAGTGACGACAAATTCTATTTTGGCGGATATCACAAAAAATATTGCTAAAGATAAAGTTGAATTGCATAGTATTGTGCCGGTTGGAAAAGATCCACATGAATATGAACCATTGCCAGAAGATGTTAAGAAAACTTCAAAAGCCGATCTAATCTTTTACAATGGGATTAACCTTGAAACAGGGGGCAATGCTTGGTTTACTAAATTAGTTAAAAATGCACAAAAAAAAGAAAATAAAGATTATTTTGTTGTTAGTAAGGGAGTAGACATCATCTATCTAGAAAAACAAGACGATGAAGGTGGAAAACAAGACCCACATGCTTGGTTAAACTTGGAAAATGGTATTATTTATGCTAAGAATATTGAAAAACAACTAGCTAAAAAAGATCCTAAAAATGAAGCTTTTTATAAAGAAAATTTAGATAAATATGTAGAAAAATTAGCCAGTTTAGATAAAGAAGCAAAAACAAAATTTGATGCAATTCCTAAGAAAAAGAAATTAATTGTTACAAGTGAAGGCTGTTTTAAGTATTTTTCTAAAGCCTATCATATACCTTCCTCTTATATTTGGGAGATTAATACAGAAGAAGAAGGAACGCCTGACCAAATTAGATTGTTAGTGGAGAAATTAAGAAAAAGTGAAGTACCTACACTTTTTGTAGAAAGCAGTGTGGATGATAGACCAATGAAGACTGTTTCAAAAGATACAGGCATCTCAATAAATAAGAACAAAATTTTTACTGATTCTATTGCTAAAAAAGGAAATGATAGAGATAGTTATTATTCTATGATGAAATGGAATCTAGATCAAATTGCAACTGGTCTTTCTAAATAG
- a CDS encoding MFS transporter, which produces MNKKGNWVYLPKKVTVSRGICYGLTDLMGGGWNNIVSGVIFAFVMSQGISPAFAGAITGIGRIVDAVFSLFFGEITDGFYRTKLGRRFGRRHFFILLGGILFAILFPLFWLKSDDWHYYLLIYVAIEVVIAMILIPWEMLPTEMTDDYNLRTVLSGSRMFISATGTAIVFLVLASLKHMQNPNAYLITGIIWTIIFVVAIFVSYRTTWERPLTPAFITELEDHPRLSFSQFLKQTTKDYFSTFKNKVFRQHLAIYLLSFTGKDFYSTLLPTFIVCCMQGIKDDVPWTLQALSIFGIFATIIAAKLMITHGPRFLFSISYITIILTMIGYLLTWALPIKNVFWLLIILSIFYQCARAILEFIPWNIFPFIPDVDHVMTRGDRAGIYAAVMTFFRKSTGALASWIAGILLAEIGFDSKTMTNFLNTPHVIQAKIALIFFTGPVLLICLAFILSLTFKLNRQTHEILKEEINRLETGGLKSDVTPEAKKVVEELTGHSYQDAWPEHP; this is translated from the coding sequence ATGAATAAAAAGGGAAATTGGGTATATCTTCCTAAAAAGGTAACTGTAAGTCGAGGTATTTGTTATGGATTGACAGACTTAATGGGCGGAGGTTGGAACAATATTGTTTCCGGTGTCATCTTTGCCTTTGTCATGAGCCAGGGAATTAGTCCAGCCTTTGCTGGAGCAATTACTGGGATTGGACGAATTGTTGATGCTGTATTTTCTTTATTTTTTGGTGAGATTACAGATGGTTTTTATCGTACAAAACTGGGACGACGCTTTGGTCGTCGTCATTTCTTTATTTTATTAGGTGGTATTTTATTTGCAATTTTATTTCCATTATTTTGGTTAAAATCAGATGATTGGCATTATTATTTGCTTATTTACGTAGCAATTGAAGTAGTCATTGCTATGATTTTGATTCCTTGGGAAATGCTACCAACTGAAATGACAGATGATTATAATCTAAGAACTGTACTATCAGGTTCTAGAATGTTTATTTCAGCTACTGGAACAGCTATCGTTTTTCTAGTTTTAGCTTCATTGAAACATATGCAAAATCCAAATGCTTATTTAATTACCGGTATTATTTGGACTATTATCTTTGTTGTCGCTATTTTTGTTTCTTATAGAACAACATGGGAACGTCCATTAACGCCTGCTTTTATTACAGAATTGGAAGATCATCCAAGACTGTCTTTTTCTCAATTTTTAAAACAGACAACAAAAGATTATTTTTCAACATTTAAAAATAAAGTGTTTCGTCAACATCTAGCTATCTACCTATTATCATTTACAGGAAAAGACTTTTATTCAACCCTATTGCCAACATTTATTGTTTGTTGTATGCAGGGAATAAAAGATGATGTTCCTTGGACGCTTCAAGCACTATCGATATTTGGAATTTTTGCCACTATCATAGCTGCTAAATTAATGATTACTCATGGACCACGTTTCCTATTTTCTATCAGTTACATTACTATCATTTTGACAATGATTGGTTATCTTTTGACTTGGGCATTACCAATTAAAAATGTTTTTTGGTTGCTAATCATTCTTTCTATTTTCTACCAATGCGCGCGAGCAATTTTGGAATTTATTCCATGGAATATTTTCCCATTTATTCCAGATGTTGATCACGTAATGACACGTGGCGATCGAGCTGGAATTTATGCAGCGGTAATGACTTTCTTTAGAAAATCAACAGGTGCTTTAGCCTCATGGATTGCTGGTATTTTATTGGCAGAAATTGGATTTGATTCAAAGACAATGACAAATTTTCTAAATACGCCTCATGTTATTCAAGCAAAGATTGCTTTAATTTTCTTTACAGGTCCAGTTTTATTAATTTGTTTAGCTTTCATCTTATCTTTAACATTTAAGTTAAATCGTCAAACACATGAGATTTTAAAAGAAGAGATTAATCGTTTAGAGACAGGTGGCTTAAAATCTGATGTTACACCAGAAGCGAAAAAGGTAGTTGAAGAATTAACTGGTCATTCTTATCAGGATGCTTGGCCAGAACATCCCTAA
- the lepA gene encoding translation elongation factor 4, with amino-acid sequence MNIDEMKQRQEKIRNFSIIAHIDHGKSTLADRILEQTNTVTNREMQDQLLDSMELERERGITIKLNAVELHYTADDNETYIFHLIDTPGHVDFTYEVSRSLAACEGAVLVVDAAQGIEAQTLANVYLALDNDLEILPVINKIDLPAADPERVRKEIEEVIGIDASEAVLASAKTGKGIDELLSQIVEYIPAPQGNLEAPLKALIFDSVYDSYRGVVLNVRIVEGVVKPGDKIQLMSNGKTFDVTEVGVFSPKAISRDYLMVGDVGYITAAIKTVQDTRVGDTVTLAENPAQEALPGYRKLNPMVYCGLYPIDTSRYNDLREALEKLQLNDAALQFEQETSQALGFGFRCGFLGLLHMDVIQERLGREFNLELITTAPSVIYHINKTDGTTDSIDNPTEFPDPVMIESVEEPYVKAQIMVPNEYVGAVMELSQRKRGEFITMDYLDDYRVNVVYELPLSEIVFDFFDKLKSSTKGYASLDYELNGYKISKLVKMDILLNTEKVDALSFIVHRDFAYERGKTIVGKLKKLIPRQQFEVPIQAAIGQKIVARSDIKALRKNVLAKCYGGDVSRKRKLLEKQKEGKKRMKQIGSVEVPQEAFMAVLKMDEDEPKK; translated from the coding sequence ATGAACATTGATGAAATGAAACAACGACAAGAAAAAATTCGGAATTTTTCAATCATTGCACATATTGATCATGGAAAGTCAACATTAGCTGATCGAATTTTAGAACAAACAAATACTGTTACTAATCGTGAAATGCAAGATCAGCTACTGGATTCTATGGAACTTGAAAGAGAACGTGGCATTACTATTAAATTAAATGCAGTTGAACTTCACTATACAGCTGATGACAATGAAACATATATCTTTCATTTAATTGACACTCCAGGACATGTCGATTTTACTTATGAAGTATCAAGGAGTTTAGCTGCTTGTGAAGGTGCTGTTTTAGTAGTTGATGCAGCGCAAGGAATTGAAGCGCAGACACTTGCAAATGTTTATCTGGCATTAGATAATGACTTGGAGATTTTACCTGTCATTAATAAGATAGATTTGCCAGCAGCTGATCCTGAGCGTGTTAGAAAAGAAATAGAAGAAGTTATTGGTATTGATGCCAGTGAAGCAGTATTGGCAAGTGCCAAAACAGGAAAAGGAATTGACGAACTTCTAAGCCAAATCGTTGAATATATTCCTGCACCACAAGGAAATTTGGAAGCTCCTTTAAAAGCATTAATTTTTGATTCTGTTTATGATAGCTATCGAGGAGTTGTACTAAATGTTCGTATTGTAGAGGGTGTAGTTAAACCAGGAGATAAAATCCAGCTAATGAGTAATGGAAAAACGTTTGATGTAACAGAAGTGGGTGTCTTTTCTCCAAAAGCTATTTCACGAGATTATTTGATGGTAGGGGATGTGGGCTATATTACTGCAGCAATTAAGACTGTGCAAGATACCCGTGTTGGTGATACAGTCACATTGGCTGAAAATCCTGCCCAGGAAGCATTACCGGGCTATCGGAAATTAAATCCCATGGTCTATTGTGGTCTATACCCAATTGATACTTCACGTTATAACGATTTACGTGAAGCCCTAGAAAAATTACAGTTAAACGATGCAGCATTACAGTTTGAACAGGAAACATCACAAGCTTTAGGATTTGGATTTCGATGTGGCTTTTTAGGTCTACTGCATATGGATGTTATCCAGGAACGGTTAGGAAGAGAATTTAACCTTGAACTTATTACGACTGCACCATCGGTTATTTATCATATAAATAAAACAGATGGAACGACAGATAGTATTGATAATCCAACAGAATTTCCTGATCCTGTGATGATTGAATCTGTAGAAGAACCTTACGTAAAAGCACAAATTATGGTACCCAATGAATATGTAGGTGCTGTAATGGAACTTTCACAACGAAAACGTGGTGAGTTCATCACCATGGATTATTTAGATGATTATCGAGTGAATGTTGTTTATGAACTGCCTCTATCAGAAATTGTTTTTGACTTCTTTGATAAATTAAAATCAAGTACTAAGGGATATGCCTCACTTGATTATGAATTGAATGGTTATAAGATAAGTAAATTAGTGAAAATGGATATTTTATTGAATACAGAAAAGGTGGACGCCTTAAGCTTTATTGTTCATCGTGATTTTGCCTATGAACGAGGAAAGACCATAGTTGGAAAATTAAAGAAATTAATTCCTAGACAGCAGTTTGAAGTACCTATTCAGGCTGCCATTGGACAAAAAATTGTAGCACGTTCTGACATAAAAGCTTTGCGAAAAAATGTTTTAGCCAAGTGTTATGGTGGAGATGTATCACGTAAACGAAAATTATTAGAGAAACAAAAAGAAGGAAAGAAGCGCATGAAACAAATTGGTAGTGTAGAGGTACCACAAGAAGCCTTTATGGCGGTACTTAAGATGGATGAAGATGAACCTAAGAAATAA
- the comGB gene encoding competence type IV pilus assembly protein ComGB — MDLFQNKRTKKQKLNKKQQQQFVHLLEGLLTNGFSLKESFYFMEKVSIFNKKLTNNLSNQIVLGKSLADIFLELNFEKITIIQINFAQMHGNLANTLKQIDLHMQHVQKYRNHFYKILSYPLILFLFLIMILIGIRQFIFPQLLIENQSSLTIQFIYNSPYLLLGFLLVIFSLYLGFRTYLKRKDLIQQANFLGRMPILGIFYKDYLSALFAFEWGKLFTQGLEIRSVIQMMKQMDQYSLVTELAREMEKDLEKGILFHQQLQNYSFFTTEFSIIIQQGEIKGHLGKELIIYSGLIWKRFFNRIERSIQWVQPMIFLLIAILIISIYTAMLLPIYGNMEEFL, encoded by the coding sequence ATGGATTTATTTCAAAACAAACGTACCAAAAAGCAAAAACTGAATAAAAAACAACAACAGCAATTTGTTCACCTATTAGAAGGATTATTAACCAATGGATTTAGTTTAAAAGAAAGTTTTTATTTTATGGAAAAAGTCTCAATATTTAACAAGAAATTAACAAACAATCTATCCAATCAAATTGTTTTAGGGAAATCATTAGCAGATATATTTTTAGAATTAAATTTTGAGAAAATTACCATTATACAAATAAATTTTGCTCAAATGCATGGAAATTTAGCCAATACTTTAAAGCAAATTGATTTGCATATGCAGCATGTACAAAAATATCGAAATCATTTTTATAAAATACTAAGTTATCCTTTAATACTTTTTCTTTTTCTAATAATGATTTTAATAGGTATTCGTCAATTCATATTTCCTCAATTGCTAATAGAAAATCAATCTTCATTAACAATTCAATTTATTTACAATAGTCCTTATTTATTACTCGGTTTTTTACTAGTTATATTTAGTTTATATTTAGGTTTTAGAACCTATTTAAAAAGGAAAGATTTAATACAACAAGCAAATTTTTTAGGAAGAATGCCTATTTTAGGCATTTTTTATAAAGATTATTTATCCGCACTTTTTGCATTTGAATGGGGAAAATTATTCACACAGGGACTAGAAATTCGATCGGTTATTCAAATGATGAAACAGATGGATCAATATTCACTAGTAACAGAGTTAGCTAGAGAAATGGAAAAAGATTTAGAAAAAGGGATTCTTTTTCATCAACAATTACAGAATTATTCATTTTTTACTACAGAATTTTCAATCATTATTCAGCAAGGTGAAATTAAAGGCCATTTGGGAAAAGAACTAATTATTTACAGTGGGTTAATATGGAAACGATTTTTCAACCGTATTGAACGTTCCATTCAATGGGTTCAACCAATGATTTTTTTACTTATTGCTATCTTAATTATTAGTATTTATACTGCAATGCTTTTACCAATATATGGAAATATGGAGGAATTTTTATGA